A window of the Sulfitobacter alexandrii genome harbors these coding sequences:
- a CDS encoding endonuclease/exonuclease/phosphatase family protein, whose translation MRLASYNIRKAVGLDWRRDPARILAVLAEIDADIVVLQEADKRVGRRAGVLAKGNLARAGYRIADVALRPDSHGWHGNVILYRDALSLADTGRVELPALEPRGAVRAQFDRPGLGVIGVHLALTGSVRRRQMAVLGAHGAAARTPLIVAGDFNEWRNGDVPAGARAIIPGKSFHSARPVAALDRFLIFGPLRTGAARVHRSALAARASDHLPIVLDFDTE comes from the coding sequence ATGAGGCTCGCCAGCTACAATATCCGCAAGGCAGTCGGGCTGGACTGGCGCCGCGACCCCGCGCGAATCCTCGCGGTGCTGGCCGAGATCGATGCCGACATCGTGGTCTTGCAGGAAGCCGACAAGCGGGTCGGGCGGCGGGCCGGTGTGCTGGCCAAGGGCAACCTGGCCCGGGCGGGCTACCGTATCGCGGACGTGGCCCTGCGACCGGACAGCCACGGCTGGCACGGCAACGTCATCCTTTACCGGGACGCGCTGTCGCTGGCCGACACCGGTCGGGTGGAGCTGCCGGCGCTTGAGCCGCGCGGGGCGGTGCGCGCCCAGTTCGACCGGCCCGGGCTTGGGGTGATCGGCGTTCACCTCGCGCTGACGGGGTCTGTCCGGCGGCGCCAGATGGCGGTGCTTGGGGCGCATGGTGCGGCAGCGCGGACGCCGCTCATCGTTGCCGGCGATTTCAATGAATGGCGCAATGGCGATGTCCCCGCCGGGGCGCGCGCGATCATTCCGGGCAAGAGCTTTCACAGCGCGCGGCCGGTGGCGGCGCTTGACCGCTTCCTGATCTTCGGGCCGTTGCGCACGGGCGCGGCGCGCGTGCACCGTTCGGCCCTCGCGGCGCGGGCCTCGGACCACTTGCCGATCGTGCTGGACTTCGACACCGAATGA
- the cls gene encoding cardiolipin synthase: MATLLLALHVLIVIGFTLRILLRDDLSPQARLAWFIILAVLPYVGSFIYFLFGEIDLGNRANRRHKEVFDQIRSKASHLMGAPEETERLIDPLYLTAFRYAGSINGFHPVAGSRADLMTDAAATNAQLIADIDAAQSHVHVLYYIWLDDRTGTDVAQALMRAARRGVTCRAMADGLGSRGLIKSPLWQEMEDAGVRLAVALPMDKPLRTMLTSRIDLRNHRKITVIDGRITYCGSRNSADPEFLVKARYAPWVDIMLRFEGAIVAQNELLFLSDWMQATGDNLDRFTLASYPIEGGFAAQVMGDGPTERRGATPQLFSALIGCARKDLMLSTPYFVPDATVLEALCSAAHRGVAVTLIFPKVNDSWFVAAASRSYYRRLLSAGCEIHEFKGGLLHAKTLTVDGKVALVGSSNLDLRSFDLNYENNILLQDEDVTRAVRERQQHYVAGSDPVTLDQVSAWPRHRRIWNNVIATIGPVL, translated from the coding sequence ATGGCGACGCTGTTGCTCGCACTTCATGTGCTGATCGTCATCGGGTTCACGCTGCGCATTCTGCTGCGCGATGATCTGTCGCCGCAGGCGCGGCTGGCGTGGTTCATCATCCTGGCCGTGCTGCCCTATGTCGGCAGCTTTATCTATTTCCTGTTCGGCGAGATCGACCTCGGGAACCGCGCGAACAGACGTCACAAGGAGGTTTTCGACCAGATCCGCAGCAAGGCGTCGCATCTGATGGGAGCGCCGGAGGAGACCGAAAGACTGATCGATCCGCTCTACCTGACCGCCTTTCGCTATGCGGGGTCGATCAACGGGTTTCATCCGGTCGCCGGAAGCCGCGCGGATTTGATGACCGATGCGGCGGCCACGAACGCGCAGCTGATCGCGGATATCGACGCGGCCCAAAGCCATGTCCACGTGCTCTACTACATTTGGCTGGACGACCGGACCGGCACGGATGTGGCGCAGGCTCTCATGCGGGCGGCACGGCGCGGCGTGACATGCCGGGCGATGGCGGATGGCCTCGGATCGCGGGGCCTGATCAAGTCACCGCTTTGGCAGGAGATGGAAGATGCGGGTGTCCGGCTGGCCGTGGCGTTGCCGATGGACAAGCCGCTTCGCACGATGCTGACCAGTCGCATCGATCTGCGCAATCATCGCAAGATCACGGTCATCGACGGCAGGATCACCTATTGCGGCAGCCGGAACTCCGCCGATCCCGAGTTCCTTGTCAAAGCCAGATACGCACCTTGGGTCGATATCATGCTGCGGTTCGAAGGGGCGATTGTCGCACAGAACGAACTGTTGTTCCTGAGCGACTGGATGCAGGCGACCGGGGACAACCTCGACCGGTTCACCTTGGCCTCATACCCGATCGAAGGCGGCTTTGCGGCACAGGTGATGGGGGACGGGCCGACCGAAAGACGCGGCGCCACTCCGCAGCTCTTCTCCGCTCTCATCGGATGTGCCCGGAAAGACCTGATGCTTTCGACCCCTTATTTCGTCCCGGACGCGACGGTTCTGGAAGCCCTGTGTTCCGCCGCGCATCGCGGCGTTGCCGTGACGCTGATCTTTCCCAAGGTCAACGACAGCTGGTTCGTCGCGGCCGCCAGTCGGAGCTATTATCGCAGGCTTCTGTCGGCAGGATGCGAGATACATGAATTCAAGGGCGGTCTTCTGCATGCCAAGACGCTGACGGTGGATGGCAAGGTGGCCCTCGTCGGATCGTCGAACCTTGATCTGCGCAGCTTCGATCTGAATTACGAGAACAATATCCTGCTGCAGGACGAGGATGTGACGCGTGCCGTCCGGGAGCGCCAGCAGCACTATGTCGCCGGATCGGATCCGGTGACCCTGGATCAGGTTTCGGCATGGCCGCGGCACCGGCGCATCTGGAACAATGTCATTGCCACGATCGGTCCCGTGCTTTGA
- the scpB gene encoding SMC-Scp complex subunit ScpB, translating into MARARREPDLDRELADLPPEVRWREWMQRIEAVLFASASPVSREDLARVVGQGAPVELLVEDLAASLEGRAFEVAQVAGGWMFRTRPAYAPAVRAAADVGGQLLDLSEFDVAVLAAIAYHQPITRDGLKDIFGKEISRDLIGRLHGRDLIGTGPRSPQRGAPYTFVTTEQFLVAFDMTSLADLPEREQLDDAGITGQPAQAGSG; encoded by the coding sequence ATGGCAAGGGCACGCCGGGAACCGGACCTCGACCGGGAGTTGGCCGACCTGCCGCCGGAGGTGCGCTGGCGCGAGTGGATGCAGCGGATCGAGGCGGTGCTCTTTGCCTCTGCCTCGCCGGTGTCGCGCGAGGACCTGGCCCGCGTGGTAGGGCAAGGGGCCCCGGTTGAGCTGCTGGTCGAGGACCTCGCCGCCAGTCTGGAGGGAAGGGCCTTCGAGGTTGCGCAGGTGGCGGGCGGCTGGATGTTCCGGACGCGCCCCGCCTACGCCCCTGCGGTCCGCGCAGCGGCTGACGTCGGGGGCCAGCTGCTCGATCTGAGTGAATTCGACGTCGCGGTTCTGGCGGCCATCGCCTATCACCAGCCGATCACGCGCGACGGGCTGAAGGACATCTTCGGGAAGGAGATCAGTCGCGACCTGATCGGGCGGCTGCATGGGCGGGACCTGATCGGGACAGGGCCCCGGTCTCCGCAGCGCGGCGCGCCTTATACGTTCGTGACGACCGAGCAGTTCCTGGTGGCCTTCGACATGACATCGCTTGCAGATCTGCCAGAGCGGGAACAGCTGGACGATGCGGGTATCACGGGGCAACCGGCGCAAGCCGGCTCTGGCTGA
- a CDS encoding DUF1403 family protein: MTYAADSFDTLPRMAPWVTSACAETIEDVAFLSGAALNHLHLVLGRGDVPHALLRERLALGAAEACVAFSGRPERAGDLRDAVHLARPGDLPGPAGEIHQKWRGAVGGPLTPKALHRASGSIEAERIAGLLDVRGSPVGRAATVLETVLTEAPRADVAALILADAALALALGWDRLVPLLAIGLKRPDLRKRGDDLAMACHHALISSAIEAGRQAADLARRVAHLKAVAPKLRAKKAGDAVEMFLTRDAVAPMALPLPDRAARRLCDRLVTLGAVRELTGRDTFRLYGV, translated from the coding sequence ATGACATATGCTGCCGACAGTTTCGATACGCTACCCCGGATGGCCCCTTGGGTCACCTCCGCATGCGCGGAAACCATTGAAGATGTGGCTTTCTTGTCGGGCGCGGCGCTGAACCACCTGCATCTTGTGTTGGGCCGCGGCGATGTCCCCCACGCGTTGTTGCGGGAGCGGCTGGCCCTGGGTGCGGCCGAGGCGTGCGTGGCGTTTTCCGGACGGCCGGAGCGGGCAGGGGACTTGCGCGATGCGGTCCATCTGGCCCGGCCCGGCGATCTGCCCGGCCCGGCGGGGGAGATCCATCAGAAATGGCGAGGTGCCGTTGGTGGGCCATTGACCCCAAAGGCCCTGCACCGCGCATCAGGCTCGATTGAGGCCGAACGGATTGCGGGCCTGCTCGATGTGCGGGGAAGCCCCGTGGGACGCGCCGCGACGGTACTGGAGACGGTGCTGACCGAAGCGCCGCGTGCCGATGTGGCGGCATTGATCCTCGCGGATGCGGCTCTTGCCCTTGCGCTCGGATGGGACCGGTTGGTGCCGCTTCTGGCCATCGGCCTGAAACGCCCCGACCTTCGCAAACGCGGGGACGACCTTGCAATGGCCTGTCACCACGCCCTCATTTCTTCTGCAATCGAGGCCGGTCGGCAGGCCGCCGACCTTGCGCGGCGGGTGGCGCATTTGAAAGCGGTGGCACCGAAACTGCGGGCCAAGAAGGCGGGTGATGCGGTGGAGATGTTCCTGACCCGCGATGCCGTGGCACCCATGGCCCTGCCCCTGCCGGACCGCGCCGCGCGGCGGCTCTGCGACCGGCTGGTGACCCTCGGCGCCGTGCGCGAACTGACGGGACGCGATACCTTCCGGCTCTACGGGGTGTAG
- a CDS encoding winged helix-turn-helix transcriptional regulator, producing MKWNDLHKNACPVARGLSVVGDRWTMLVLRDCFLGIRRFEQMQERLGITRHVLTDRLRKLEAAGVLRRDAYQQRPLRHEYRLTDRGKALYPLLVTLIDWADTHVPPDGEPSVSLLSRETGDPIAPVLIDRNTGQEITHRTVNASVSN from the coding sequence ATGAAATGGAACGACCTTCACAAGAATGCCTGCCCCGTCGCGCGTGGCCTGTCCGTCGTGGGCGACCGTTGGACCATGCTGGTCCTGCGGGACTGTTTTCTTGGGATACGCCGGTTTGAACAGATGCAGGAGCGGCTTGGCATAACGCGCCACGTTCTGACCGACCGGCTGCGCAAACTCGAAGCGGCAGGCGTCTTGCGCCGCGACGCCTACCAACAGCGCCCGCTGCGTCACGAGTACCGCCTGACCGACCGGGGCAAAGCGCTCTATCCGCTGCTGGTGACACTGATCGACTGGGCAGATACGCACGTTCCACCGGATGGCGAGCCTTCAGTCAGTCTGCTCTCGCGCGAAACGGGTGATCCTATCGCGCCCGTCCTGATAGACCGGAACACCGGCCAGGAGATCACGCACAGGACAGTAAATGCCTCGGTGTCGAATTAG
- a CDS encoding 2-hydroxychromene-2-carboxylate isomerase — MASSGSDRDALTFFFDFASPYAYFAFDRVIALAEEHAVPLHLRPALVWAILKEQGIPPPLDSPARDAYFRADMPRSAAFHGVAYNHPPDMPISAHLAAQLWLGHPEAVRIDLARRIFRARFVDGRDIRDRNTLVALSGALGTSQADALSFMDADTNRADLARGVADAVAAGAPGIPFLIWRGEGFFGADRLPQLRWRLEHTLT, encoded by the coding sequence ACCTTCTTCTTCGACTTCGCGTCACCTTACGCCTATTTCGCCTTCGACCGGGTCATCGCCCTGGCCGAAGAACACGCCGTGCCCCTTCACCTGCGCCCCGCGCTTGTCTGGGCCATCCTCAAGGAGCAGGGCATCCCCCCTCCCCTCGACAGCCCGGCGCGCGATGCCTATTTCCGCGCCGACATGCCGCGCTCCGCCGCTTTTCATGGAGTCGCGTACAATCATCCGCCCGACATGCCGATTTCGGCCCACCTGGCGGCGCAGCTCTGGCTGGGGCACCCGGAGGCGGTGCGGATCGACCTCGCGCGCAGGATCTTCCGCGCCCGCTTTGTCGACGGCAGGGACATCCGCGATCGCAACACTCTTGTGGCTCTATCCGGCGCATTAGGCACGTCGCAGGCGGATGCGCTGTCGTTCATGGATGCTGACACCAACCGGGCCGATCTGGCCCGCGGTGTTGCCGATGCCGTCGCTGCCGGGGCTCCCGGCATCCCGTTCCTCATCTGGCGGGGCGAAGGTTTCTTCGGCGCCGACCGCCTGCCCCAGCTGCGGTGGCGGCTGGAGCATACGTTGACTTGA
- a CDS encoding TetR/AcrR family transcriptional regulator, which yields MTTKRRASRLSPEERTSGILEAARAVFAERGFSDTVMSEIAERAGVVEGSIYRYFRNKRELLFRMAEEWFEEMIAGDETTLRAVSGSRNQLRFIVHRHLQSIHDHPDLSRLVFQHLRPEPDYRDTRLFALNREYAARVVDVVSRGIASGEIRQGVSPSLVRDIIFGSIEHRTWAFLRDEGDFDVDRLADEVVSLVWEGLAAAPGEQDMREILGRIEGHLLRE from the coding sequence ATGACCACCAAGCGCCGCGCCAGCCGACTGTCGCCAGAGGAACGCACCTCGGGAATCCTGGAAGCGGCGCGGGCGGTCTTTGCCGAACGCGGCTTTTCCGACACCGTGATGAGCGAGATCGCGGAACGCGCCGGCGTGGTCGAAGGCAGCATCTATCGCTATTTCCGCAACAAGCGCGAATTGCTTTTCCGCATGGCGGAGGAATGGTTCGAAGAAATGATCGCCGGAGACGAAACGACCCTGCGGGCGGTTTCGGGCAGCCGCAATCAGCTCCGGTTCATCGTGCACCGCCATCTTCAGTCGATCCACGACCACCCCGACCTCAGCCGTCTGGTGTTCCAGCACCTGCGCCCTGAACCCGACTACCGGGACACCCGGCTGTTCGCGCTGAACCGCGAATACGCCGCGAGGGTGGTCGATGTGGTCAGCCGCGGAATCGCCAGCGGCGAGATCAGGCAGGGCGTCTCGCCCTCACTGGTGCGCGACATCATCTTCGGCAGCATCGAACACCGGACATGGGCCTTCCTGCGCGACGAGGGCGACTTCGACGTGGACCGGCTGGCGGACGAGGTGGTCTCTCTGGTCTGGGAGGGGCTCGCGGCCGCACCGGGAGAGCAGGACATGCGCGAGATCCTTGGGCGGATCGAAGGTCACCTCTTGCGGGAGTGA